A stretch of DNA from Calditrichota bacterium:
ACCGGTATTAATAAATCTTTATGGGAAGCTGTATTATCAAACTTTTTTCTACGTGTAAAATCTATAGGGTCAACAATGGTGCAGTCTTCTGTAATTCCAAGACGAGTATCATAAATAGCATCGCCCACGTATTCTCCATAATCACTATAACGGCGTACCTGTAGAATACCTGGGTTTGAAACTTTTATTGCCTGCTCTGATAATTTTAATTTATAACTCCACTGATTATTATTTTTAAGCGCCGATAGTTTGTACACGCCGCCAAGGGCCGGCTGGTCGTAAGCTGTAACAAGCTTTGTCCCTACGCCCCAGACATTTATTTTGGCCCCCTGGTCCTTCAGGCTTTGAATAATGTTTTCATCCAGGTCATTGCTGGCATAGATATTTGCCTTTTCAAAACCGGCATCATCCAGCATTTTGCGTGCTTCAATACTCAGATAGGCAAGGTCACCTGAATCAAGCCGGATGCCAAGCATTTCATGGCCTTCATTTCGCAATTTTCGACCCATTTCAATGGCGTTTTTAATGCCTTCAATTGTATCATAAGTATCAACAAGAAATACACAATTTTTGGGCATTGCTTTAGCATACGCTTCAAAAGATTCCATCTCAGAATCAAAAGTCATAATCCAGCTATGTGCATGCGTACCTTTCACAGGAATATCGTAAACTTTACCGGCCAAAACATTTGATGTCGCAGCACAACCACCTATATATGCCGCCCGGCTAACAGCCAATCCACCGTCTATTCCATGTGCGCGTCGTAAACCAAATTCTAAAACAGGTTCGCCCTGCGTAGATATACAAACCCGAGCTGCTTTTGTGGCAATTAATGACTGGAAGTTAACCAGATTGAGTAAAGGCGTTTCAAGAAGTTGAGCCTGAATAATGGGGCCGCGAATTCTTAAAAGCGGTTCATGCGGAAAAACAACCGTCCCCTCAGGGATGGCATCAATTTCACAGGTGCATTTTAAGTTGGTTAAATAATTAAGGAAAGCTTTTTCAAAAACGGGTGATCCATCTTCTTCTGATAATGTTGCCAGATAAGCGATATCGTCTTCAGAAAATTTAAAATTCTGCATGTAATCAATTACATTGGCCAATCCTGCAGCAATGGTAAATCCACCATTAAATGGATTCTTACGAAAATAAAGGCCAAAAACACTTTCTGTTTCGGCTTTGCCCGATTTCCAAAAACCATAAGCCATATTTAGTTGGTAATAATCGGTAAGCAAAGAAAGCGATGTTTTGTATAGCGACTTTAGTGTGTTCATCTTTTTTATAGCTATTTTGATTGAACAGCAACAGGTTTTTTACCCATTGTATAAAGCCATTTCCAATGTATCATAATTGCTTTAAAAATATTGGAATATGAAGTGTACTGGATATTAAAATCTTTACAAGCATTACTTACAATTTTGCTTATTTTGCGGTAATGTACGTGGCTTATCTTTGCAAACAAATGGTGTTCGATTTGAAAATTTAGGCCACCGAGATACCAGTTGGCTAACCGGCTTTTGGGCGAAAAGTTTGCTGTGGTTTCAACCTGATGAACAGCCCATTCATTTTCAATGGCGCCGCTTTTTTCGTCAACAACAGGGAAATCATTTTCTTCAACTGTATGGGCAAGTTGGAATACAATCGAAAAAGTGAAACCTAAAATCAGATGTACAAGAATAAATCCACCAATAACGTAAAGAACCGGATTAAAAAACATTGGAATTACCAACGTGTATAAAAAGTAAAAAACCTTGGCCATAAAAAACATGGTCGTTTCGCCGGCAGTTGGTTTTGGCATTTTGTAGGGGCCAATGTGTCCGCTAAAGAATTTCTGAAAATCCGTAAATGTAATCATGGAAAGTGTGAGCAAACTATACATTGGAAATGCATAAAGAAACTGTAATCTGTGCCAAGGCCGCCATTTCTCATTCGGGCTTAAACGAAGCAATCCACCGGAGTCTAAATCCGTATCCATCCCGGCAATATTTGTATAGGTATGATGCAGAATATTATGCTTATGGTACCACAACCTCTGGCTACCACCAATCAAATCCAAAGTATAACCAAGCGTTTTATTAAGCTTTC
This window harbors:
- a CDS encoding nicotinate phosphoribosyltransferase; translation: MNTLKSLYKTSLSLLTDYYQLNMAYGFWKSGKAETESVFGLYFRKNPFNGGFTIAAGLANVIDYMQNFKFSEDDIAYLATLSEEDGSPVFEKAFLNYLTNLKCTCEIDAIPEGTVVFPHEPLLRIRGPIIQAQLLETPLLNLVNFQSLIATKAARVCISTQGEPVLEFGLRRAHGIDGGLAVSRAAYIGGCAATSNVLAGKVYDIPVKGTHAHSWIMTFDSEMESFEAYAKAMPKNCVFLVDTYDTIEGIKNAIEMGRKLRNEGHEMLGIRLDSGDLAYLSIEARKMLDDAGFEKANIYASNDLDENIIQSLKDQGAKINVWGVGTKLVTAYDQPALGGVYKLSALKNNNQWSYKLKLSEQAIKVSNPGILQVRRYSDYGEYVGDAIYDTRLGITEDCTIVDPIDFTRRKKFDNTASHKDLLIPVFKNGECVYDSPDIHSIRKFAQKELQSFHRGIKRFVNPHQYPVGLEKNLHDLKSKLVLKARGLNNQNS
- a CDS encoding acyl-CoA desaturase, which translates into the protein MSEKISFTKQIGFYKELKTRVNDYFTENKITQTGGWRIFLKGTIIIAMVITSYILLVFFTSSWIMAIASAFVLAQGFALIGFNIMHDSVHGSFSKNRKLNKTLGYTLDLIGGSQRLWYHKHNILHHTYTNIAGMDTDLDSGGLLRLSPNEKWRPWHRLQFLYAFPMYSLLTLSMITFTDFQKFFSGHIGPYKMPKPTAGETTMFFMAKVFYFLYTLVIPMFFNPVLYVIGGFILVHLILGFTFSIVFQLAHTVEENDFPVVDEKSGAIENEWAVHQVETTANFSPKSRLANWYLGGLNFQIEHHLFAKISHVHYRKISKIVSNACKDFNIQYTSYSNIFKAIMIHWKWLYTMGKKPVAVQSK